The DNA segment TGATGCGACCAAACCCGCCAATGAGACCGACACCGAGGACGAGCGAGGAGGCAAACAGCCATGACCTAAGACAAAAGTCAGCTTTGgcaaaaaagagaagaaaagaaccgACCTACACGATAACAGGTGCCCGTCTTGTCATCAGACCTCTATCGATCAGGTCCTGAATGGGTTCAACCATCAGTATTGCTGCGTCGATGCAGGCATCCGCAAGTTTCGACTTTCCCGAAGTCGTGGTTGGTGACGGACATCCATCGGAAAGCCTTCGATGTAGCTCCACCATCAAGAATGGCCTCGAGACCAGCATCACTGCGTAATAATACGAGGCCAGCACCTGGCAGGCACCATTCACCACTCCAGCATCGACGTCCCCTTCCTCAttatcctccaccacctccttcaacctctccaaccatTGCCCTGACCACCCTCTCAGCTCTCTCGATATCCCCTCGGTCAACCTCGGCGAGATTTTCCTCCTCGAATATACCTCCACCACGACACTCTCGATCACCAGGAATATCTGTACCGACGCGTTCAACAGATCAAACTTCTCCCTCCCGGTTTCGTCCGGCTGTCTGTACGGCACCGTACAGTCCACATCCGATGTCGCTGGCGGTCTCCCCATCGACGTCGACAAGAACaagtccaccaccctcagGCTCTTCCACAACCTGTCCCTCTGCCTGTGGATGTCGGGCCCGAACCTCGCATTGACCGCGGTCCTATGCACCCCTATCGACAGCGCTGCCCGTGCCGCCAGCCCAAAGAACAAAAACGCGGCATTAATCTGACACGCCCCCAGCGAGTACAGCGTGATAAGTATAAAAACCTGCACGCTCGCCACTCCCAAATTCCCCCCTAAACTCGCAAGCGCCACGTTCCTCGCGTAGTCAAAATACTGCTGCCCCGTcccttcaccccccttctcaatctTCTGGCACCCAATCGCCAACACCAAATAATTCACCGCCCCAGCCAGAGCATCATCCCCATGATCCTCCGCAGCCCACTCCATAATATCCCTCTCCAGCCTcgcatcatcctcaaacaaATCAATCAACCCCCTCGTAACCTCCAAATACGCCCCCACCGCAGCAGGCCCGATCTCAATCCTCACCCGCGGCGGCAACGCCCCGTAACCAGACGACACCGACGGCCTGGAAGATGCATTCTCCAGCGCCGAGTACCCCCCCGTCTCGGGCGCAAAGGCATGCGCATCCACCCGTGTGGTCACCAGCCTCCTCACCGTCTGGAAAAACGACAGCGGCGCGCAGTCCCCGATAAAGACCAGCTTCCCCTGCGCGTCACACAGCAgcctcgcctccctcggcACCTCGGTGTCCTCGTGCTCTTCCAACGGATGTTGTTCCACAatccggtggtggtgctgctgctgcaccggCGCACCGATCCGCACAACCGGATGATTTGAAGCCACCCCCGACGACCCAGAAGCATGCGAAACAGAACTCCTCACATCATCCCCACGgtggccggcggtggtggtggtggttgacggcCTTGGACGCCTCACACGCGGGGCGGTGTACCGGCAACTGTCGGGGTCCCGGCGGCGGACGCAGTACCCGCACGGCAACACGCCGCTGCACCGGATCTTGCGCTGCTTGCACGTGTCGCACGCGTTGGCGACGCGGGACCGGACGATGCCGCCGGCTCTGGTTTCCAtccgttttttttttctttttttttttttccttttttttttctcttgattCAAAACGGTCGTTGTTATCGTGGAAAAATGAAGGAAACGCTGCGGGGGTGCAAAAGGATTAGATAGCACGCGTGGGACAGGGCAGCCTATCAAAGCTGCGTGTGATGCACTAAtcgggaaggaggagcttggcttTCAACTCAAAGACGTCATAACAGTAGGATGGCGCACACTTAggtcagggttagggtatgATATATCATCACCAGTCTCAGAATGCCCAGCAGAAGTTGGGGCAATGTTCAAGATTGACTACCTCTTCCCTAAAAGAGATCTCTTACATACAAATACATGTACAGCCAGAATCAACTAAACGCAGCGCACACCTCCCAACTCCAATCTCATACAACAAACCAACACATTatccaccccaccatcttcatAAAAGCCACCAGACATCCTATAATCCAGTCCATATCAACTCCCAGCCAAAACTTCaatctctcctcctcaaataACCCATAAATCAACCCCTCACAACCCCCCGAAAACTCTCCCCGCATACTCCACGGCCAACagccccttctccaccacctcctccctcttcgtcgccctccccatcccctctaGGTACGTCCTCAAACAACTCTCcagcgccttcttcccctccttatTTTTATCCTTCTCCgcccacttcttcctcccaaCCGCCAACGGACTCTCCGCCTCCAGCCCCAAATGcctcatcaccgcctcctgctccctcctcacagcccccagctcccccacaATGCTCTTCATCCCGTTGAACAAAATCTCATGCCTGACCGCCGCCCGCATCTCGTCCCTGTCCAGCCGTCCAGAAAGCCTCACCATCCAGTCGTAGGCCCCGCGGAGGTCCTTTTGGACGTCACTAATCTTGTTTTGCATGTCCTGACCGGCACTCTCAGAAGCAAGAGCAGAGATTTTGGTGTTGAGAGAGTGCAAAAGCGACTTGATGGCCGTGACGTCGTCGTTTtcggcagtgttgctgggTGTGGTAGACGACAAGGTACCAGGCGACTCCTCCCGATCCAAATaatcctcagcagcagccatcaccCCATTCTCGTCAGTCCCAatctcctctccaacacgGTACTCAAACTCTGGCCGGGCAAACACCTCCTCAATAaactccttgacctcctcatctcccttcccatcagcctcatcatcctcgtgAATGCCAAAGTCCACGCCGGGGGTGCCATCCAGCTCCATCTGACTACAATATTGCGCTTTGTCCATCTCAGAGGGCAAAGAATCACGGCGGCAAGggtcctcctcacccacagccGCCGACGGCTTGGGCAGATCAGGaaacatctcctccatcctgtACATCCcggcatccccatcccccaccacaaccagcgactttctcttcttcttcttcttcttgctcttcttcccactcccaccaggactcctcttcgtcttcccgctctctttcccctcgagcccctcctcctcctccttgacatccaccccatcaaccccctcatcaccacccccgcccatctccccattctcaccccgtctcccccccccaaccctcccaatcCTAACCTCAAACGGCGTCCCCTCCAGCCGCCCCAATTCCCCAATCTTTCtcttcaccccccccaaccccaggaGTAaacatctcatcctcatcactaaACCTAACTCTCTTTACTCCCCTCCCCTGAGCAGTGGTCGGAGTCCCCATCATGGTCATGACACTCCCCTGACTCAGTCTCCCCAATCTTTTAGCCCTCTTCGCAGCCGGCGACTGGGAGAGATCCAGTTCCGAGTCGTCGTTTGCCTTTAGTGGAGTtgagggaagggaggagtCTGTTcctggggaggtgaaggagcgTTTACGGTCCATGGTTTTTGTTATCTGGTGAGGGGGGGTAAAGTTGTtcgggtgggggggggagggaggggatggcaACCTGTATTGAGGAGTGACAGTGTCgagaggtggttggtggtatGCGCGTGAGTGAGTGGATGAAGAGGTGTGGTCGCGGTGAGCAGTGATGGAAAGATGTGAGTTGACTGGCGGAAGGGTTGCAAGTCGCAAGTAAAAGTGTAAAGTAAAAATGAAAGTCGCAAGTCGCAAGTTGAAGAGGGAAGAATTGTGAGTCAGAGGTGAAGACCTGAACATAAGTAAACAACCTCACTGCTGGACCACAGGCTACTTTTGTGGGTGAGAGAGAACCCTGCCAGGTAGGCACCTGTAACAAAGCAGCTCCCGGCTGTGGTCGGGCTGGTGACTGTTTGTTTTGGAAGGTAATAGTTGCGGTAGGGGGTTCAGGATGGAAGAAAGGGTCTGCGAGAATGCCGTCTGACCCGTGAGATGAGGAAAGTTGGAGAATTATTTAAACCAAGAGAAGGCTAGAAAACCTGGCGACGGGCTCTTTACTCTTTGCAAGCGGGTAAACAGGTCCACGGAAAGTAAAATCTCGGCGGAAGGCGAAAGGCACGGCGGCAGCTGCGATCAAGTTTGTCAACAACAATGAGATAAACAGTGGGCGTTGTTAGAGACCCTTCCGGCGAGATGTTTGCCTGGCAACAAGACTCACGATGTATGCTGCATACTTTGGATGCGGTAAACCGTATTCTAGACAAACGCTAGTAGTTCAACTCCGAGAGGCAACAAGTTCCATATCAAGGGGCAACAGCGCACTTGTATCAACTCACACAAGGGGCTCTCCCCATCATTTAGCATCAATGTTAACGAATGGTATGTATACAAATATTTTAACTCACCCCCCTAACCATCCCAGGGGCCCATGATGCTACCTATATGATCAAATGTACGCGCTATATGCCAGACGACCAAGTACTTTGCAACCAatcacaaaaaaaaaacaaaaaaaacaaaacaaaaagaaaccaaaaagaaaaaccaagaaaaaaaaaaaccaaatgCCCTACCCAAAATAAAAATCCCCACGATAAAACATAAACCCCCAAAGACATAGACCCAAAATGATCAAGAAAcctcaaacaaccccccactcatccacaccaaactccccacaaacgatcccaccaccacaatcgTCACTATCGCCGCCCCCGCCTTATCCCCCGCCGTGATCTGCCTCATGGGATCCAGCTCAAAAGCGCTAGACCCAGCATTCGGATCACCCACCGATGTACCACCCGTCGAGTTCGTCAACGGACCATCACTATTATCCAACAGCAGCGTAGACAGCGCCGCCAAAGCGCTCATCTGCTGACCCGCCGGTCCATTGGACACATCGCCATCGTACTCCCCCCTAT comes from the Podospora pseudocomata strain CBS 415.72m chromosome 5, whole genome shotgun sequence genome and includes:
- a CDS encoding hypothetical protein (EggNog:ENOG503PN0R); this translates as MRCLLLGLGGVKRKIGELGRLEGTPFEVRIGRVGGGRRGENGEMGGGGDEGVDGVDVKEEEEGLEGKESGKTKRSPGGSGKKSKKKKKKRKSLVVVGDGDAGMYRMEEMFPDLPKPSAAVGEEDPCRRDSLPSEMDKAQYCSQMELDGTPGVDFGIHEDDEADGKGDEEVKEFIEEVFARPEFEYRVGEEIGTDENGVMAAAEDYLDREESPGTLSSTTPSNTAENDDVTAIKSLLHSLNTKISALASESAGQDMQNKISDVQKDLRGAYDWMVRLSGRLDRDEMRAAVRHEILFNGMKSIVGELGAVRREQEAVMRHLGLEAESPLAVGRKDKNKEGKKALESCLRTYLEGMGRATKREEVVEKGLLAVEYAGRVFGGL
- a CDS encoding hypothetical protein (EggNog:ENOG503NZQV; COG:P), with translation METRAGGIVRSRVANACDTCKQRKIRCSGVLPCGYCVRRRDPDSCRYTAPRVRRPRPSTTTTTAGHRGDDVRSSVSHASGSSGVASNHPVVRIGAPVQQQHHHRIVEQHPLEEHEDTEVPREARLLCDAQGKLVFIGDCAPLSFFQTVRRLVTTRVDAHAFAPETGGYSALENASSRPSVSSGYGALPPRVRIEIGPAAVGAYLEVTRGLIDLFEDDARLERDIMEWAAEDHGDDALAGAVNYLVLAIGCQKIEKGGEGTGQQYFDYARNVALASLGGNLGVASVQVFILITLYSLGACQINAAFLFFGLAARAALSIGVHRTAVNARFGPDIHRQRDRLWKSLRVVDLFLSTSMGRPPATSDVDCTVPYRQPDETGREKFDLLNASVQIFLVIESVVVEVYSRRKISPRLTEGISRELRGWSGQWLERLKEVVEDNEEGDVDAGVVNGACQVLASYYYAVMLVSRPFLMVELHRRLSDGCPSPTTTSGKSKLADACIDAAILMVEPIQDLIDRGLMTRRAPVIVSWLFASSLVLGVGLIGGFGRIIEKYCRAAITALEYFAQTDTHAVQYSLIAKSLLSTALEYLEKKEIQERARRTESSSQLFGLIPRSPRGSDGGLDGPQSKTNPAAGPGESSSKPDKPHPSQDDAVMQRFGFDFESTFFGMTGTPEFSVFSGFEENADQTFGALNLFPLLDGDGHIDLASYF